One Oryza brachyantha chromosome 3, ObraRS2, whole genome shotgun sequence DNA segment encodes these proteins:
- the LOC107303953 gene encoding uncharacterized protein LOC107303953 — protein MGNTHDPTGELTIDDIKIDDEARPEPASTPRSLFSRKKTKTEMEREKLFEGPSDVQKPRMKSTQEILTKYKFGGDAAAAAAHAKDKLNERGEKLARISQESAELQSESENFASLARQIAKSMENKRWWKP, from the exons ATGGGAAACACCCATGATCCAACAGGAGAATTGACAATTG ACGACATAAAGATTGACGATGAAGCAAGACCAGAACCAGCATCAACCCCAAGGTCTTTGTTTAGTCgtaagaaaaccaaaacag agatggagagagagaaattatTTGAAGGGCCGAGCGACGTTCAGAAACCAAGAATGAAAAGCACCCAAGAGATCCTCACCAAATACAAATTTGGCGGG gatgctgctgcagctgcagctcatGCAAAGGATAAGCTCAACGAACGGGGGGAGAAACTTGCT AGAATAAGCCAAGAATCCGCTGAGCTTCAAAGTGAATCAGAGAATTTCGCCTCCCTTGCTCGTCAGATCGCAAAGTCCATGGAGAACAAGAGATGGTGGAAGCCATGA